The genome window AACCGTTCCCGCCAAGGATCGGAGCATGTAATGGCACGCGGCGGACATCGCATGTCTGTGCGCGGGGTCTGCGTCAGATCTGAGTAACCACGCCCGAGCGGTCACTCCGACGGCCGCCGCCTTCCGGACCGGTATCGGGATGCGGCGGGAACGCGCCGCGTTCGCCGCCGGAATGATGGCGCCCACCCTCCTGTGGACGGCCGTCGTTCTGATCTACCCGATCTGGGTGACCGTTCGGAACAGCTTCTATCAGGTCGGGGCGGGACTCGACCCCCATCCGCCCTTCGTGGGATTCGGGAACTACACCGCGCTTCTTTCCGATGGGATCTTCTGGCACTCCGTACGGATCACAGCCGTGTTCACGGCCGGCAACGTGGCCGGGTCATTCGGCCTGGGTCTGCTCACCGCGCTCGTGCTACACCAGCCCTTCCGCGGACGGCCGCTGGCGCGGGCCGTGCTCTTGCTCCCCTGGGCGCTGCCCCAGGTCGCCGCCGTTGTTGTGTGGAGGTGGCTCCTTCAAGCCCAGTACGGCGCCGCCAACTATCTCCTGTGGCGTCTCCACCTGATCGCCGCCCCCAGCGTGCCGTGGTTGGTCAGGCCCAACCTCGGTCTCTACGCGGTGCTGGCCACGACCGTCTGGTGGCAGTACCCGATCGCGGCCACGTTTCTTCAGGCGGGGATCGAGTCGATCCCGCTGGAACTGTTCGAGGCCGCGCGGATGGATGGGGCCAACGCCTGGCACCGGTTCCGGCACGTCATCTGGCCGGGCCTGCGGCACGTGCGCAACATCCTGCTGCTCTTGCTGCTCTTCGGGTCGCTGGGCCAGGTCATCATTATCTGGACGCTGACCGGCGGCGGCCCGGCCCGGGCGACCCAGACGCTGGGCATCCTCGTCTACACCCGGGCGTTCTCGGACTTCCAGTTCGGAAGCGCGGCTGCGCTTGGGACCATCGTGCTCGCGATCTCCTTGCTCATCGGGGTGGCCTACTATCGACTGACCCTGCGGTCCGTGACGGAGGTGTAGCCGGCGGTGCGTCTGGCCAACACGCTTACCCTCTACGTCGGCGTCACCCTCCTATGCGCGATCGTGGCGTTCCCCATCTACTGGATGGTCGTGAGCGCTTTGGAGCCCGGGAATCTGTTCAATTTCCCCCCACACTTCATCCCCGCCCACCCGAGCCTCGGCAACTTCACGCGGATCTTCGTGGTCAACCCGTTGGCGCATTGGCTGCTGAACAGCCTGCTGGTCGCAGTCGGGACGATGATCTGCTCCATCCTGCTCAGCGTTCATGCCGCGTACGGGATGTCCCGGTTCAGGACCCGCGGCACCGACGCGGCGGGGTTCACGATCCTGGTAGGCCAGATGATCCCGGTGACCGTGCTGACGATTCCCTTCTACATTCTGTTTCGCGCGCTGCATCTGATCAACACGCTCAGCGGCATCGTCATCGCGACCACCACATTCACCATCCCGATGTGCCTGTGGATGCTCAAGGGGTTCTTCGATGGCGTCCCTCGGGACCTGGACGAGGCCGCGCAGACCGACGGCTGTACGCGCCTGCAGGCCCTGTATCAAGTCATTCTGCCGACGGCCGCCCCCGGGTTGGTCGCCGCCGCGACCTTCGCCTTCATGCTGGGATGGAACGAATTTTTCTTCGCCAGCACCTTCCTGAGCAC of bacterium contains these proteins:
- a CDS encoding sugar ABC transporter permease gives rise to the protein MRRERAAFAAGMMAPTLLWTAVVLIYPIWVTVRNSFYQVGAGLDPHPPFVGFGNYTALLSDGIFWHSVRITAVFTAGNVAGSFGLGLLTALVLHQPFRGRPLARAVLLLPWALPQVAAVVVWRWLLQAQYGAANYLLWRLHLIAAPSVPWLVRPNLGLYAVLATTVWWQYPIAATFLQAGIESIPLELFEAARMDGANAWHRFRHVIWPGLRHVRNILLLLLLFGSLGQVIIIWTLTGGGPARATQTLGILVYTRAFSDFQFGSAAALGTIVLAISLLIGVAYYRLTLRSVTEV
- a CDS encoding carbohydrate ABC transporter permease — protein: MRLANTLTLYVGVTLLCAIVAFPIYWMVVSALEPGNLFNFPPHFIPAHPSLGNFTRIFVVNPLAHWLLNSLLVAVGTMICSILLSVHAAYGMSRFRTRGTDAAGFTILVGQMIPVTVLTIPFYILFRALHLINTLSGIVIATTTFTIPMCLWMLKGFFDGVPRDLDEAAQTDGCTRLQALYQVILPTAAPGLVAAATFAFMLGWNEFFFASTFLSTETKWVATVGLVTYMGEYFVEWSALMATAFVITLVPAVLFLRTQRYMMAGITQGAIKA